The Paludisphaera rhizosphaerae genome has a window encoding:
- a CDS encoding STAS domain-containing protein: protein MTTTTQCPACSEPSSIDDPQAPCTRCGRGVWFSWSRQDGQTVLRPKKDLLNSHPLDQFLESVEFEPGDHLVIDLSDVHYIASEALGRLMGLRKRLIAAQGRLTLRGLHPDLAEVFRVTRIESFFDIEP from the coding sequence ATGACGACCACCACCCAATGCCCGGCCTGCAGCGAACCCTCGTCGATCGACGACCCCCAGGCCCCATGCACCCGTTGCGGCCGAGGCGTCTGGTTCTCCTGGAGCAGGCAAGACGGCCAGACGGTGCTGCGGCCCAAGAAGGACCTGCTCAACTCCCACCCGCTCGACCAGTTCCTTGAGTCGGTCGAGTTCGAGCCGGGCGACCATCTGGTCATCGACCTCTCCGACGTCCACTACATCGCCAGCGAGGCCCTCGGCCGTCTGATGGGCCTGCGCAAGCGACTCATCGCGGCCCAGGGCCGTCTCACCCTCCGAGGACTCCACCCCGACCTCGCCGAGGTTTTCCGCGTCACCCGGATCGAGTCGTTCTTCGACATCGAGCCGTGA
- a CDS encoding pyridoxal-phosphate dependent enzyme, whose protein sequence is MSLSSEIPIGERQIREAVERLAPWIHKTPVMTSRTLDERAGASVFLKCENLQRVGAFKFRGAMNALLLLDEVAKAKGVVTHSSGNHAQALALAGSLLGIPVTVVMPHTAPAIKQSATAGYGATIRLCEPTLAAREEAVADEVARKGLTLVHPFNDWNVIAGQATVAWELLDQAGPLDAVVVPVGGGGLVSGTALAVKARSPQTLVIGVEPERADDARRSLASGKIEPSGDPRTIADGLRTSLGERPFAVISRNVDRIETAGETEIVDALRFLWERLKIIVEPSSAVVVAPILDRRLSGEGRRIGAVLSGGNVDLGPFFESLASRWL, encoded by the coding sequence ATGTCCTTATCCTCGGAAATTCCCATCGGCGAACGCCAGATCCGCGAGGCCGTCGAACGGCTGGCCCCCTGGATCCACAAAACGCCGGTGATGACGTCCCGGACGCTCGACGAGCGGGCCGGGGCGTCCGTCTTCCTCAAGTGCGAGAACCTTCAGCGCGTGGGGGCGTTCAAGTTCCGCGGGGCGATGAACGCCCTGCTGCTTCTGGACGAAGTCGCCAAGGCCAAGGGGGTGGTCACCCACTCGTCGGGCAACCACGCCCAGGCCCTGGCGCTGGCGGGATCGCTGCTGGGGATCCCGGTGACGGTCGTCATGCCCCACACGGCGCCGGCGATCAAGCAGTCGGCGACGGCCGGTTACGGGGCCACGATCCGCCTTTGCGAGCCGACCCTCGCCGCCCGCGAGGAAGCCGTGGCCGACGAGGTCGCCCGCAAGGGGCTGACGCTCGTCCACCCGTTCAACGACTGGAACGTGATCGCCGGCCAGGCGACCGTTGCCTGGGAGCTGCTCGACCAGGCCGGCCCGCTTGACGCGGTCGTCGTCCCCGTGGGGGGCGGCGGCCTGGTCTCGGGGACGGCCCTGGCGGTCAAGGCCCGCTCGCCCCAGACGCTTGTCATCGGCGTCGAGCCCGAACGCGCCGACGACGCCCGGCGCTCGCTGGCTTCCGGCAAGATCGAGCCCTCCGGCGACCCCCGCACCATCGCTGACGGTCTCCGCACCTCGCTGGGCGAACGCCCTTTCGCCGTCATCTCCCGCAATGTCGACAGGATCGAGACGGCCGGCGAAACCGAGATCGTCGACGCCCTCCGCTTCCTCTGGGAGCGCCTCAAGATCATCGTCGAGCCCTCCAGCGCGGTCGTCGTCGCCCCCATCCTCGACCGTCGTCTCAGTGGCGAAGGCCGCCGCATCGGCGCGGTCCTCAGCGGCGGCAACGTGGACCTCGGCCCCTTCTTCGAGTCCCTCGCCTCCCGCTGGCTCTGA
- the dcuC gene encoding C4-dicarboxylate transporter DcuC, whose translation MSTLCWIALVDLCAVVVLTLRKVDVRLVLLLGAVPLFAAAGKSGMVEMLAKVVAEMTNPATVVPIGAAMGFAYVLRVTGCDREMVRLMLRPLRYAPALLIPGGVAAGYLVNTTIVSQAGTAAVLGPILIPLLRAGGMEAATAGAVLLLGASMGGELFNPGAVEMRKLSDLTGLEGHVVVSRQAPLNFAACGAALCTFWILALRRDRRSAPAPEAEEAAETRDDRRINPFKAIVPVAPLAILFADAAFGASSPLAAFQGPSKILAAMLVGVLLAWAAAPATGSKLAPEFFEGAGYAYTHVISLIVAASTFAEGVRGSGLIRVLVQMLADRPELAPIASVVFPWGLGVISGSGIAPAVAIMEFFVPAADSLGLDPVRIGALASLGAHFGRTMSPAAAVVAMCARLSGEPGPRLIRRVVAPLLVGMAVMIAATVLRLL comes from the coding sequence ATGAGTACGCTTTGCTGGATTGCGCTGGTCGACCTTTGCGCGGTCGTTGTTCTGACCCTGCGGAAGGTCGACGTGCGCCTGGTGCTGCTGCTGGGGGCGGTCCCGCTGTTCGCGGCTGCGGGCAAGTCAGGGATGGTCGAGATGCTGGCGAAGGTCGTCGCCGAGATGACCAATCCTGCGACCGTGGTGCCGATCGGCGCGGCGATGGGGTTCGCCTACGTGCTGCGCGTCACGGGATGCGACCGCGAGATGGTCCGGCTGATGCTGCGGCCTCTGCGATACGCCCCCGCGCTGCTGATCCCCGGCGGCGTGGCGGCTGGGTATCTCGTCAACACGACGATCGTCAGCCAGGCCGGGACGGCCGCCGTCCTGGGGCCGATCCTGATCCCGCTGCTCCGGGCGGGTGGCATGGAGGCCGCGACCGCCGGCGCGGTGCTCTTGCTGGGGGCCTCGATGGGGGGCGAACTGTTCAACCCCGGCGCGGTCGAGATGCGGAAGCTCTCCGACCTGACGGGGCTTGAGGGGCACGTGGTCGTCTCGCGGCAGGCTCCGCTCAACTTCGCGGCCTGCGGCGCGGCGCTGTGCACATTCTGGATCCTGGCGCTGCGGCGGGATCGGAGGTCGGCGCCCGCGCCCGAGGCAGAGGAAGCGGCCGAGACGCGCGACGACCGGCGGATCAATCCGTTCAAGGCGATCGTGCCGGTGGCCCCGCTGGCCATCCTGTTCGCCGACGCCGCCTTCGGCGCGTCGTCGCCGCTGGCGGCGTTCCAGGGACCGTCAAAGATCCTGGCGGCGATGCTGGTGGGCGTCTTGCTCGCCTGGGCGGCCGCGCCGGCGACGGGCTCGAAGCTCGCGCCCGAGTTCTTTGAGGGGGCGGGCTACGCTTACACGCACGTCATCTCGCTGATCGTGGCGGCGTCGACGTTCGCCGAGGGGGTTCGCGGCAGCGGCCTGATTCGGGTCCTCGTGCAGATGCTGGCGGACCGTCCCGAACTGGCGCCGATCGCCTCGGTCGTCTTCCCGTGGGGGCTGGGAGTGATTTCCGGGAGCGGGATCGCGCCGGCGGTGGCGATCATGGAGTTCTTCGTCCCGGCGGCCGATTCCCTGGGGCTCGACCCGGTCCGGATCGGCGCCCTGGCGTCGCTGGGGGCGCACTTCGGCCGGACGATGAGCCCGGCGGCGGCGGTCGTCGCCATGTGCGCCCGGCTTTCCGGCGAGCCGGGCCCGCGGCTGATCCGGCGCGTCGTCGCGCCGCTGCTGGTCGGCATGGCGGTCATGAT
- a CDS encoding type II toxin-antitoxin system VapC family toxin produces MSEFLIDTSILTRLADSAQTLHEATARCVDKLLVDGRELCIVPQCLYEFWVVSTRPTSVNGLGRTPIQAIADVRVFKAAFTLLDDPPSLYSTWESLVLSKPVLGRKAHDARLVAAMMVHGLGKVLTLNPQDFQGYLGIHALTPGEVAAT; encoded by the coding sequence ATGAGTGAGTTCTTGATCGACACGAGCATTCTGACTCGGCTTGCCGACTCTGCACAGACGCTCCACGAAGCAACCGCTCGATGTGTGGATAAGTTGCTCGTTGATGGTCGTGAGCTCTGCATCGTGCCGCAGTGCCTGTACGAGTTCTGGGTCGTCTCGACGCGACCAACCAGCGTCAATGGACTGGGTCGCACCCCGATCCAGGCCATAGCGGACGTTCGCGTTTTCAAGGCGGCTTTCACTTTACTGGACGACCCTCCGTCGCTTTATTCCACCTGGGAGTCGCTTGTCCTCTCGAAGCCCGTCCTCGGCCGCAAGGCTCATGACGCCCGGTTGGTCGCCGCCATGATGGTGCATGGCCTGGGCAAGGTTCTGACGCTCAACCCTCAGGACTTTCAGGGGTATCTCGGGATCCATGCGTTGACGCCTGGCGAAGTCGCGGCGACTTGA
- the pdxH gene encoding pyridoxamine 5'-phosphate oxidase — protein MSLSDIRTDYKRHTLDENDLNRDPIRQFEAWFAEALAAEVPEVNAATLATATPDGRPSARIVLLKGCDPRGFTFFTNYESRKGRHLAANPRASLLFFWKELERQVSIEGTVEKVTAEESEAYFHSRPVASQVGAWASKQSEVIADRESLEDRFCELAEKFANAEVPRPEYWGGYRILPESLEFWQGRPSRLHDRLRYQKDAAGAWTIERLSP, from the coding sequence ATGAGTCTGTCCGACATCCGTACCGATTACAAACGCCACACGCTCGACGAGAACGATCTCAACCGCGACCCGATCCGTCAGTTCGAGGCCTGGTTCGCGGAGGCTCTGGCCGCGGAGGTGCCTGAGGTGAACGCCGCAACGCTCGCCACGGCGACGCCCGACGGCCGGCCCTCGGCGCGGATCGTCCTGCTCAAGGGTTGCGACCCCCGAGGCTTCACCTTCTTCACGAATTATGAGAGCCGCAAGGGTCGGCACCTGGCCGCCAACCCTCGCGCATCGCTCCTCTTCTTCTGGAAGGAGTTAGAGCGTCAGGTCTCGATCGAAGGGACCGTGGAGAAGGTCACGGCCGAAGAGTCCGAGGCGTATTTCCACTCGCGGCCGGTCGCCTCGCAGGTTGGTGCGTGGGCCTCGAAGCAATCCGAGGTCATCGCCGACCGCGAGTCGTTGGAGGATCGCTTTTGCGAGCTTGCGGAGAAGTTCGCCAACGCCGAGGTCCCTCGGCCAGAGTACTGGGGAGGCTACCGCATCCTGCCGGAATCGCTGGAGTTCTGGCAGGGCCGCCCCAGCCGCCTGCACGACCGACTCCGCTACCAGAAGGACGCCGCCGGCGCGTGGACCATCGAGCGGCTTTCGCCTTGA
- a CDS encoding AGE family epimerase/isomerase, with translation MPTGLRASLIGRLTAAVWILAAGRLLAQSPDPAVPPTAAQLRALLGAELSRWHPAAVDRAVGGFHQEMARDWTIKPDRSKFLVYQARMTWTAAAFAEFEPSKREEYLGYARHGLKFLDEVMRDAEQGGFHWILDANGKLDPKLGDEKHVYGTAFVVYAGAKLRAVGGDDRALKVARDAFDWLEAHAHDRENGGWFEALRRDGTAITSYDPSAPVAARKDRLGVYYGYKSMNSHIHLLEALAELARVDDRPIVRERLEEAFHLVRDRIAVEPGALNLYLTRDWRAIPAHDSFGHDVETAYLLVEAAEVLHMPDDEATWRVARRLVDHALDWGWDDRYGGFNDKGDSFAAGSYDTTKVWWTQAEGLNALALLDHKYGRETDRYARAFAKQWEFIERHMLDPEFGGWYSETERDGRLRGEGAKANQWKAEYHTSRALMNVARLLGNALETHGK, from the coding sequence ATGCCAACTGGTCTGAGAGCGTCGCTGATCGGCCGTCTGACGGCGGCGGTTTGGATCCTGGCTGCTGGCCGGCTTCTGGCGCAGTCTCCCGACCCAGCCGTCCCTCCAACTGCGGCGCAGTTGCGGGCCTTGCTGGGGGCCGAGCTTTCCCGATGGCATCCCGCGGCCGTCGACCGGGCTGTCGGCGGTTTCCACCAGGAGATGGCCCGCGACTGGACCATCAAGCCGGACCGCTCAAAGTTCCTCGTCTACCAGGCCCGCATGACCTGGACCGCCGCGGCCTTCGCCGAGTTCGAGCCCTCGAAGCGCGAGGAGTATCTCGGGTACGCACGCCACGGCCTGAAGTTCCTCGACGAGGTCATGCGCGACGCGGAGCAGGGGGGCTTCCACTGGATCCTCGACGCGAACGGGAAGCTCGATCCGAAGCTCGGCGACGAAAAGCACGTCTACGGTACGGCCTTCGTCGTCTACGCCGGGGCAAAGCTCCGCGCCGTGGGGGGCGACGATCGAGCCCTCAAGGTGGCGCGCGACGCCTTTGACTGGCTGGAGGCCCACGCTCACGACCGCGAGAACGGCGGCTGGTTCGAGGCCCTTCGACGCGATGGGACGGCGATCACCTCGTATGATCCCTCGGCCCCGGTCGCCGCTCGGAAGGATCGCCTCGGCGTCTACTACGGCTACAAGTCGATGAACAGCCACATCCACCTGCTTGAAGCCCTCGCCGAGCTGGCGCGGGTCGACGATCGGCCGATCGTCCGCGAGCGCCTGGAGGAGGCTTTTCACCTCGTCCGCGACCGGATCGCCGTCGAGCCGGGGGCTCTGAACCTCTACCTCACGCGCGACTGGCGGGCGATCCCCGCCCACGACTCGTTCGGCCACGACGTTGAGACGGCCTACCTGCTGGTCGAGGCGGCCGAGGTCCTCCACATGCCCGACGACGAGGCGACGTGGAGGGTCGCCCGGCGACTCGTCGACCACGCCCTGGACTGGGGCTGGGACGACCGCTACGGCGGCTTCAACGACAAGGGGGATTCGTTCGCGGCCGGATCCTACGACACGACCAAGGTCTGGTGGACCCAGGCCGAGGGGCTGAACGCACTGGCCCTTCTCGACCACAAGTACGGCCGGGAGACCGACCGCTACGCCCGCGCCTTCGCGAAGCAATGGGAGTTCATCGAGCGGCACATGCTCGACCCCGAGTTCGGCGGCTGGTATTCCGAGACCGAGCGCGACGGGCGGCTGCGGGGCGAAGGCGCAAAAGCCAATCAGTGGAAGGCGGAGTACCACACGTCTCGGGCGCTGATGAATGTCGCCCGACTGCTGGGGAACGCCTTGGAAACCCATGGAAAGTAA
- the thrS gene encoding threonine--tRNA ligase: MLQIKLPDGSVKEYPEGTSARDVAAGIGKRLAAASVAAVVDGTIVDLDRPLENGREDRTPLELRLLTSRDREALDVLRHSTAHIMARAVMRLFPGVRLAFGPTTANGFYYDMEVDGRTISEDDFAAIEAEMAKITKDAEPFERFSLPVDQARSFVADLGQNLKVEHIDEELAKYGVLSFYRQGEFVDLCRGPHIPNAGKVGAFKLLSIAGSYWKGRTDRPMLQRLYGTAFFDKKELDAYLAQVEEARKRDHRRLGKELGLFTISQLVGPGLILWMPKGAIVRGLLETFLKNELIKRGYQPVYTPHIGKVDLYKTSGHYPYYKDSQFPTLKMPADASAKELLDGLISGCVDDDAQRVLLGKAGIPERLPDSSSETRYTKPFFEMSVAERIGYLEQTCEFEEYLLKPMNCPHHIQIFDAQPRSYRDLPLRLAEFGTVYRYEQSGELSGMTRVRGFTQDDAHLFCTHEQVRAEFRSTMELTQFVLASLGLNDYKLRLSKHDPEDPKYQGAAGDTWRTAEEDIRTVLDEMGLPYEEAAGEAAFYGPKADFIVRDCIGRQWQLGTVQLDYVLPERFGLHYVGADNQSHRPVMIHRAPFGSMERFMGILIEHFAGAFPLWLAPEQVRVLPISDKAADYAETVLKRLNDAGLRATMDHRPEKIGAKIRDAQLQKIPVMFVVGAKEAESGSVAYRDRTGGDLGVMTLDDAIARVAKEDAERTFHQAAPLAPPASGDESGEKHEY; the protein is encoded by the coding sequence ATGCTTCAGATCAAGCTGCCGGACGGGTCGGTGAAGGAGTATCCCGAGGGGACCAGCGCCCGCGACGTCGCGGCGGGGATCGGCAAGAGGCTGGCCGCCGCTTCGGTCGCGGCCGTCGTCGACGGGACGATCGTCGACCTCGACCGGCCGCTGGAGAACGGTCGCGAAGACCGCACGCCGCTGGAACTGCGGCTCTTGACCTCGCGCGACCGCGAGGCGCTGGACGTCCTGCGGCACTCGACGGCCCACATCATGGCCCGCGCCGTGATGCGATTGTTCCCCGGCGTCCGCCTGGCGTTCGGCCCGACCACGGCCAATGGCTTCTATTACGATATGGAAGTCGACGGCCGGACCATCTCCGAGGACGACTTCGCGGCCATCGAAGCCGAGATGGCCAAAATCACCAAGGACGCCGAGCCCTTCGAGCGGTTCAGCCTCCCCGTCGATCAGGCCCGGAGCTTCGTGGCCGACCTCGGGCAGAACCTGAAGGTCGAGCACATCGACGAGGAACTGGCCAAGTACGGCGTCCTGAGCTTCTATCGCCAGGGCGAGTTCGTCGACCTCTGCCGTGGCCCGCACATCCCCAACGCGGGGAAAGTCGGGGCGTTCAAGCTTCTCTCGATCGCCGGCTCGTACTGGAAGGGCCGCACCGATCGGCCAATGCTCCAGCGCCTCTACGGCACCGCCTTCTTCGACAAGAAGGAACTGGATGCCTATCTGGCTCAGGTCGAGGAGGCCCGCAAGCGAGACCACCGTCGACTGGGCAAGGAACTCGGGCTCTTCACGATCTCGCAGTTGGTCGGCCCCGGCCTGATCCTCTGGATGCCCAAGGGGGCGATCGTCCGAGGGCTGCTGGAGACGTTCCTCAAGAACGAGCTGATCAAGCGCGGGTACCAGCCGGTCTACACACCGCACATCGGCAAGGTCGACCTCTACAAGACGAGCGGCCACTATCCGTACTACAAGGACTCCCAGTTCCCGACCCTGAAGATGCCGGCCGACGCCTCCGCCAAGGAGCTGCTCGACGGCCTCATCTCCGGCTGCGTGGATGACGACGCCCAGCGCGTCTTGCTGGGGAAGGCCGGCATCCCCGAGCGTCTCCCCGACTCCTCGTCCGAGACCAGGTACACCAAGCCGTTCTTCGAGATGAGCGTCGCCGAGCGGATCGGCTACCTCGAACAGACCTGCGAGTTCGAGGAATACCTGCTCAAGCCGATGAACTGCCCGCACCACATCCAGATCTTCGACGCCCAGCCCCGGAGCTACCGCGACCTGCCGTTGCGGCTCGCGGAGTTCGGCACGGTCTACCGCTATGAGCAGTCGGGCGAGCTGTCGGGCATGACCCGCGTCCGGGGGTTCACCCAGGACGACGCCCACCTCTTCTGCACTCACGAGCAGGTCCGGGCCGAGTTCCGCTCGACCATGGAGCTGACCCAGTTCGTCCTGGCCTCGCTGGGGCTGAACGACTACAAGCTCCGGCTCTCCAAGCACGACCCCGAGGACCCCAAGTACCAGGGGGCCGCCGGCGACACCTGGCGGACGGCCGAGGAAGACATCCGGACCGTGCTCGACGAGATGGGCCTCCCCTATGAGGAAGCCGCTGGGGAAGCCGCCTTCTACGGGCCCAAGGCCGACTTCATCGTCCGCGACTGCATCGGTCGCCAGTGGCAGCTCGGGACGGTCCAGCTCGACTACGTCCTCCCCGAACGGTTCGGCCTCCACTACGTCGGGGCCGACAACCAGTCGCACCGGCCGGTCATGATCCACCGGGCGCCGTTCGGCAGCATGGAGCGGTTCATGGGGATCCTGATCGAGCACTTCGCCGGGGCGTTCCCGCTCTGGCTGGCGCCCGAACAGGTCCGCGTCCTGCCGATCTCCGACAAGGCCGCCGACTACGCCGAGACCGTCCTCAAGCGGCTGAACGACGCCGGCCTCCGTGCGACGATGGACCACCGCCCGGAGAAGATTGGGGCCAAGATCCGCGACGCCCAGCTCCAGAAGATCCCCGTGATGTTCGTCGTCGGCGCCAAGGAGGCCGAGTCCGGCAGCGTCGCCTACCGCGACCGCACCGGCGGCGACCTCGGCGTCATGACCCTGGACGACGCGATCGCCCGCGTTGCGAAGGAAGACGCCGAACGGACGTTCCATCAGGCCGCCCCTCTCGCCCCTCCCGCCTCGGGCGACGAGTCGGGCGAGAAGCACGAGTATTGA